In one window of Pseudooceanicola aestuarii DNA:
- a CDS encoding PadR family transcriptional regulator, translating to MSLTHALLTALIERPGSGSELMDRFNRSIGFFWQATHQQIYRELGRLEREGLIESTPVGGARGGKKSYSVLPAGHDALRAWVETETAPPPVRDELMVKLRAEAVVGPTGLAEELVRLLARHEAQRALYLAIETRDFADREMTRNDRLRHLVLRAGLEHETRRIAFCRDAIALLRDPA from the coding sequence ATGTCCCTGACCCACGCCCTGTTGACCGCGCTGATCGAACGCCCCGGCTCCGGCTCGGAGCTGATGGACAGGTTCAACCGCTCCATCGGGTTCTTCTGGCAGGCGACTCACCAGCAGATCTACCGGGAGCTGGGCCGGCTGGAACGCGAAGGCCTGATCGAAAGCACCCCGGTCGGCGGCGCGCGCGGTGGCAAGAAATCCTATTCCGTCCTGCCTGCGGGTCATGACGCGCTTCGCGCCTGGGTCGAGACGGAAACCGCGCCGCCCCCTGTGCGTGACGAGCTGATGGTGAAGCTGCGTGCGGAGGCGGTCGTGGGCCCGACCGGCCTGGCGGAGGAGCTGGTCCGCCTGCTTGCCCGGCACGAGGCGCAGCGGGCGCTCTACCTGGCGATCGAGACGCGGGATTTCGCGGATCGCGAGATGACCCGGAACGACCGGCTACGCCACCTGGTCCTGCGCGCCGGGCTGGAGCATGAGACCCGCCGCATCGCCTTCTGCCGCGACGCGATCGCCCTGCTGCGCGACCCCGCCTGA
- a CDS encoding MFS transporter, producing MSLLVRLGDGIDRAWRQTGLDPHGYALRAPDRARKRAIWLLGIGQTIGYGGMYYIFAALLLAWEDALPWGKGWLTFAFMCAILTGAAVSPLAGRAVDAGRGRWLLSGGMGIGACALLVLGSAPGYPVFLMAWLGLGVAQGTCLYDPCFAFVTRTTGADARRNITRITLVAGFASTLAYPSGAFLAETLGWRGAVWCFAGVVALIGVPALHAGATMLECCPADDHAPARRQEDRAAFRAARARPEFWLIFAAFPLIGLADGLVLAHVMPILTDAGLSLGQAVLAASLFGPMQVAGRLALMMAGHRVAPLTVAVLSFGGIVCAISVLLFLVKTVPAAAFAFAVIFGASFGLISILKPVVMAEVLGRRAFGLIAGFMAVPFLVGGALAPQAGSVLWQIGGYDLALRVALGLAMLACAALLALRVRVAARG from the coding sequence GTGAGCCTGCTGGTCCGCCTTGGCGACGGAATCGACCGCGCCTGGAGGCAGACCGGGCTTGACCCCCACGGCTATGCCCTGCGTGCGCCCGACCGGGCCCGCAAAAGGGCGATCTGGTTGCTGGGGATCGGCCAGACCATCGGCTATGGCGGGATGTACTACATCTTTGCCGCGTTGCTGCTGGCCTGGGAGGACGCACTGCCCTGGGGCAAGGGCTGGCTGACCTTTGCCTTCATGTGCGCGATCCTGACCGGGGCGGCCGTTTCGCCGCTGGCGGGGCGGGCGGTGGATGCGGGACGCGGGCGCTGGCTGCTGTCCGGCGGGATGGGGATCGGCGCCTGCGCGCTGCTGGTGCTGGGCAGCGCGCCCGGCTACCCGGTGTTCCTGATGGCCTGGCTGGGGCTGGGGGTGGCGCAGGGAACATGCCTTTATGATCCCTGCTTTGCCTTCGTCACGCGGACCACCGGCGCGGACGCGCGGCGCAACATCACCCGGATCACGCTGGTGGCGGGCTTTGCCTCCACCCTCGCCTACCCGTCGGGGGCGTTTCTGGCGGAAACACTGGGTTGGCGCGGGGCGGTCTGGTGCTTTGCGGGGGTGGTGGCGCTGATCGGGGTACCGGCGCTGCATGCCGGGGCAACGATGCTGGAATGCTGCCCCGCGGACGACCACGCCCCCGCGCGGCGACAGGAAGACCGCGCTGCCTTTCGCGCCGCCCGCGCCCGGCCTGAATTCTGGCTGATCTTCGCGGCCTTTCCGCTGATCGGACTGGCGGACGGGCTGGTACTGGCCCATGTCATGCCGATTCTGACCGACGCCGGGCTGAGCCTGGGACAGGCGGTGCTGGCGGCCTCCCTGTTCGGGCCGATGCAGGTGGCGGGGCGGCTGGCCCTGATGATGGCAGGGCACCGGGTGGCACCGCTGACCGTGGCGGTCCTGTCCTTTGGCGGGATCGTCTGCGCGATCTCCGTCCTGCTGTTCCTGGTGAAGACCGTGCCGGCGGCGGCCTTTGCCTTCGCGGTGATCTTCGGCGCCAGCTTCGGGCTGATCAGCATCCTGAAACCGGTGGTCATGGCCGAGGTTCTGGGCCGACGCGCCTTTGGCCTGATCGCGGGCTTCATGGCGGTGCCGTTCCTGGTGGGCGGGGCGCTGGCGCCACAGGCGGGATCGGTGCTGTGGCAGATCGGCGGCTATGACCTGGCGCTGCGCGTGGCCCTGGGCCTGGCGATGCTGGCCTGCGCCGCGCTGCTGGCCCTGCGGGTCCGGGTGGCCGCGCGGGGGTAG
- the arsH gene encoding arsenical resistance protein ArsH produces MTDTPILAETDIQPVDPKALAPASPSTHAPRILILYGSLRARSFSRFAAEEAARILARLGAEVRIYDPRDLPQPDTAEPDHPKVAELRDLVTWSEGMVWSSPERHGAMTGIMKSQIDWIPLSLGGVRPTQGKTLAVMQVSGGSQSFNTVNQLRILGRWMRLLTIPNQSSVARAWDEFDEDGRMKPSPFYNRIVDVMEELVKFTLLTRDIKNHLVDRASERAESHAALSRRVNLARAAT; encoded by the coding sequence TTGACTGACACCCCGATCCTCGCCGAGACCGACATCCAACCGGTAGATCCCAAGGCCCTGGCCCCCGCATCCCCAAGCACCCATGCCCCGCGCATCCTGATTCTCTACGGGTCGTTGCGGGCGCGCAGCTTCTCCCGCTTTGCGGCCGAGGAGGCAGCGCGCATCCTGGCCCGCCTGGGCGCGGAGGTCCGCATCTACGATCCGCGCGACCTGCCTCAGCCCGACACGGCGGAGCCCGATCACCCCAAGGTCGCAGAGCTGCGCGACCTCGTGACCTGGAGCGAAGGCATGGTCTGGTCCTCCCCCGAACGGCATGGTGCCATGACCGGCATCATGAAAAGCCAGATCGACTGGATCCCCCTGTCCCTGGGCGGCGTGCGCCCGACCCAGGGCAAGACGCTGGCGGTGATGCAGGTGTCCGGCGGGTCGCAATCGTTCAACACGGTCAATCAGCTGCGAATCCTGGGGCGCTGGATGCGGTTGCTGACGATTCCCAACCAATCCTCCGTCGCCCGCGCCTGGGACGAATTCGACGAGGACGGCCGGATGAAGCCTTCGCCGTTCTACAACCGTATCGTCGACGTGATGGAGGAGCTGGTGAAATTCACCCTGCTGACCCGCGATATCAAGAACCACCTGGTCGACCGCGCCTCTGAACGCGCCGAAAGCCACGCGGCCCTGTCCCGGCGGGTCAACCTGGCCCGTGCCGCGACGTGA
- a CDS encoding arsenate reductase family protein, which produces MIVLHHNPDCGTSRNVLAILRASGADLRVIDYLTEGWTRPQLLALFAAAGLTPRAALRIRRSPAEALGLLAADITDDQLLDAMIAHPILVNRPLVASPRGVRLCRPSETVLDLLDQLPAGPLHKEDGQMILNANGERVD; this is translated from the coding sequence ATGATCGTCCTGCATCACAATCCCGATTGCGGCACCTCGCGCAACGTGCTGGCCATCCTGCGGGCCAGCGGGGCCGACCTGCGGGTGATCGATTACCTGACCGAGGGCTGGACCCGGCCCCAATTGCTGGCCCTGTTCGCCGCCGCCGGGCTGACCCCGCGCGCCGCGCTGCGGATTCGCCGCTCTCCGGCGGAGGCCCTGGGTCTGCTGGCGGCGGACATCACCGACGATCAGCTGCTGGACGCGATGATCGCGCATCCGATCCTGGTGAACCGGCCGCTGGTCGCCAGCCCCCGGGGCGTGCGCCTGTGCCGCCCCTCCGAAACCGTGCTGGACCTGCTGGACCAGCTGCCCGCCGGGCCGCTTCACAAGGAAGATGGCCAGATGATCCTGAACGCAAACGGAGAGCGCGTTGACTGA
- the arsB gene encoding ACR3 family arsenite efflux transporter, translating to MSDTAPPAPMGRFERLLTLWVALAMIAGLALGVLAPGLVQAIAAAEVASINLVVAVLIWAMVYPMMVSVDFGAVAGVAKQPRGLLVTLAVNWLVKPFTMALLAVLFFDHVFAPWIDPADAAQYTAGLILLGAAPCTAMVFVWSQLTRGDATYTLVQVSVNDLIMVVAFAPIVALLLGVTDIVVPWNTLVLATLLYVVLPLVAGLITRRILGSAEAIERFTTRIKPVSMIGLVATVAILFGLQGEVILNRPLVIALIAVPILIQSYGIFALAYGSAWALKVPHKIAAPCAMIGTSNFFELAVAVAISLFGLNSGAALATVVGVLVEVPVMLSLVAFANRTRSRFPEGAA from the coding sequence ATGTCCGACACAGCCCCCCCCGCCCCCATGGGCCGCTTCGAGCGGCTGCTGACCCTCTGGGTTGCCCTGGCGATGATTGCGGGCCTGGCCCTCGGCGTGCTGGCGCCCGGCCTGGTGCAGGCCATCGCGGCGGCGGAAGTCGCCTCCATCAACCTGGTGGTGGCGGTGCTGATCTGGGCCATGGTCTACCCGATGATGGTCAGCGTCGATTTCGGCGCCGTGGCGGGGGTGGCGAAACAGCCCAGGGGCCTGCTGGTCACGCTGGCGGTGAACTGGCTGGTCAAGCCGTTCACCATGGCGCTGCTGGCGGTTCTGTTCTTCGACCATGTCTTCGCCCCCTGGATCGACCCCGCGGACGCAGCCCAATACACCGCGGGTCTGATCCTGCTGGGCGCGGCGCCCTGCACGGCGATGGTGTTCGTCTGGTCGCAACTGACGCGCGGCGATGCCACCTACACGCTGGTGCAGGTGTCGGTGAACGACCTGATCATGGTCGTGGCCTTTGCCCCCATCGTGGCGCTGCTGCTGGGCGTGACCGATATCGTGGTGCCGTGGAACACCCTTGTGCTTGCGACGCTGCTATATGTCGTGCTGCCGTTGGTGGCGGGGCTGATCACCCGGCGGATCCTGGGTTCGGCCGAAGCGATCGAACGGTTCACCACCCGGATCAAACCCGTTTCCATGATCGGGCTGGTCGCGACCGTTGCCATCCTGTTCGGCCTGCAAGGCGAGGTGATCCTGAACCGGCCGCTGGTCATCGCCCTGATCGCGGTGCCGATCCTGATCCAGAGCTATGGCATCTTTGCCCTGGCCTATGGCTCCGCCTGGGCACTGAAAGTGCCGCACAAGATCGCCGCGCCCTGTGCCATGATCGGCACGTCGAACTTCTTTGAACTGGCGGTGGCGGTGGCGATTTCCCTCTTCGGGCTGAATTCCGGCGCCGCGCTGGCCACGGTGGTGGGCGTGCTGGTGGAAGTGCCGGTGATGCTGTCGCTGGTGGCCTTTGCCAACCGGACGCGCAGCCGGTTCCCGGAGGGGGCGGCATGA
- a CDS encoding ArsR/SmtB family transcription factor produces MDQPVAIDALSALAHDTRLAIFRLLVQRGPEGTPAMEVGRLLDLKPSTLSGHLGTLKRARLVTTERQHREVLYAPNFEAVNGLVRFLLQDCCCGDAAACAGVMAGVPPLE; encoded by the coding sequence ATGGATCAACCCGTCGCCATAGACGCGCTCAGCGCGCTTGCCCATGACACGCGGCTGGCCATCTTTCGGTTGCTGGTGCAGCGCGGCCCCGAGGGGACACCCGCGATGGAGGTCGGCCGCCTGCTGGATCTCAAGCCATCGACCCTGTCCGGTCACCTCGGCACGTTGAAACGGGCGCGGCTGGTCACCACAGAGCGTCAGCACCGCGAAGTGCTGTATGCGCCGAATTTCGAGGCAGTGAACGGGCTGGTCAGGTTTCTGTTGCAGGATTGCTGCTGCGGCGACGCGGCGGCCTGCGCGGGGGTCATGGCCGGAGTGCCCCCGTTGGAGTGA
- a CDS encoding sugar ABC transporter ATP-binding protein: protein MTEVTPVLRLENIVKTFPGVRALDDVSLTVMPGEVHALMGENGAGKSTLMKVLGGIYQPEEGRIIVAERPVVMTSPLEAKAKGIVFIHQELSLSDELSVAENIYLGELPRKRFGLVDWATLFARTDAILDRLKVGFNARTRVGDLSIANQQMVEIARALTVDAKAVIFDEPTASLTDAEKVVLFDVIAGLQEQGVGIIYISHRMEEIFKITDRISVLRDGSYRGSVATAETDEDAITQMMIGRKLDLTRNQTHHQLGDVAVEVRGLRCGDLYRDISFDLRRGEVLGFYGLVGAGRTEIAETLFGLRAPSAGTIHLDGQEVRIDSPVDAIAHGISLVPEDRKAQGLVLGMNCRDNMTLPQVDTLTSGPFVAEGEEIAIFDRYRARLDIRTPGWKQQVGNLSGGNQQKIVIGKWLSMAPRVLIVDEPTRGIDVGSKSEIHNLIRELAAQGYAVIVISSEMPEVLHVSDRIVAMYSGTIMRTFTSDEVTEDNLIQAISGISPDKAA from the coding sequence ATGACCGAAGTGACCCCCGTCCTGCGTCTGGAAAACATCGTGAAGACCTTCCCCGGCGTGCGGGCGCTGGATGACGTGTCCCTGACCGTCATGCCCGGCGAGGTGCATGCCCTGATGGGAGAGAACGGCGCCGGGAAATCCACCCTGATGAAGGTTCTGGGCGGCATCTACCAACCGGAGGAAGGCCGCATCATCGTGGCGGAGCGTCCCGTGGTCATGACCTCCCCGCTGGAGGCCAAGGCCAAGGGCATCGTCTTCATCCACCAGGAACTCAGCCTCTCCGACGAGCTGAGCGTGGCGGAGAACATCTACCTGGGCGAACTGCCGCGCAAACGGTTCGGCCTGGTCGATTGGGCGACGCTCTTTGCCCGGACCGATGCGATCCTGGACCGGCTGAAGGTCGGCTTCAACGCACGCACCCGCGTCGGCGATCTCTCCATCGCCAATCAGCAGATGGTAGAGATCGCCCGCGCCCTGACCGTCGATGCCAAGGCGGTGATCTTCGACGAACCGACGGCCTCCCTCACCGATGCGGAAAAGGTGGTGCTGTTCGACGTGATCGCCGGGCTACAGGAACAGGGCGTCGGGATCATCTATATCTCTCACCGGATGGAAGAGATCTTCAAGATCACCGACCGCATCAGCGTGCTGCGCGACGGCAGCTATCGCGGTTCTGTCGCGACGGCCGAAACGGATGAGGACGCGATCACCCAGATGATGATCGGCCGCAAGCTGGACCTGACCCGCAACCAGACCCACCACCAGCTGGGCGATGTCGCGGTGGAAGTTCGGGGCCTGCGCTGTGGCGATCTGTACCGGGATATCAGTTTCGACCTGCGCCGGGGGGAGGTTCTGGGCTTCTACGGGCTGGTCGGCGCCGGGCGCACCGAAATCGCCGAAACGCTGTTCGGCCTGCGCGCGCCGTCGGCCGGGACCATCCACCTGGACGGACAGGAGGTGCGGATCGACTCCCCCGTCGATGCCATCGCCCACGGCATTTCGCTGGTCCCCGAGGATCGCAAGGCGCAGGGGCTGGTACTGGGCATGAATTGCCGGGACAACATGACACTGCCGCAGGTCGATACGCTGACCTCCGGCCCCTTTGTCGCCGAGGGCGAGGAGATCGCCATTTTCGACCGCTACCGCGCGCGGCTGGACATCCGCACGCCGGGCTGGAAACAGCAGGTCGGCAACCTGTCCGGCGGCAACCAGCAGAAGATCGTGATCGGCAAATGGCTGTCGATGGCCCCCCGCGTGCTGATCGTGGACGAGCCGACGCGCGGCATCGACGTGGGCAGCAAGTCCGAGATCCACAACCTGATCCGCGAACTGGCGGCGCAGGGCTACGCGGTGATCGTCATCAGTTCGGAAATGCCGGAGGTTCTGCATGTCTCCGACCGGATCGTGGCGATGTATTCGGGGACAATCATGCGAACGTTCACCTCTGACGAAGTGACGGAGGACAACCTGATTCAGGCGATATCCGGCATCTCCCCCGACAAGGCCGCATAA
- a CDS encoding ABC transporter permease yields the protein MQPGTLSTFLKSGAIWGFILLELIFFTVAGEFMSVSQKAFLDLDNMLLLFKQSAPIGIIAMGMTIVMVNGNIDLSVGATYALSAIVLLDSMTWPIFAGMGDGAIPMAWALALLTGLALGALNGLIVWKTGVDAFIVTLGSMLGYRGLVFMYNGEQPTSHLNWTLVDFAEAQFLGLHTATWFLLAVTGVIWFVMNRTVHGRNAYAIGDNRTAAVNAGIRVGPHMMINFMIIGFLAALSAVVFYSESGSVNPNDGGLYELWVITAVVLGGTKLTGGAGSIISTFGGVLAIQLLRKGLAHIGADTETVNLVIGLILIAVLFLDRQLNIKGKEELKV from the coding sequence ATGCAACCCGGAACCCTGTCCACCTTTCTCAAGAGCGGCGCCATCTGGGGCTTCATCCTGCTGGAACTGATCTTCTTCACCGTCGCCGGCGAATTCATGTCGGTCAGCCAGAAGGCGTTTCTGGACCTCGACAACATGTTGCTGCTGTTCAAGCAATCGGCCCCCATCGGCATCATCGCCATGGGCATGACCATCGTCATGGTGAACGGCAATATCGACCTGTCCGTCGGCGCGACCTATGCGCTTAGTGCGATCGTGCTGCTGGACAGCATGACCTGGCCGATCTTCGCCGGGATGGGCGACGGGGCGATCCCGATGGCCTGGGCGCTGGCGCTGCTGACCGGGCTGGCCCTGGGCGCGCTGAACGGGCTGATCGTGTGGAAGACCGGTGTTGATGCCTTCATCGTGACGCTGGGTTCGATGCTGGGCTATCGTGGTCTGGTCTTCATGTATAATGGCGAACAGCCCACCAGCCACCTGAACTGGACCCTGGTCGATTTCGCGGAGGCCCAGTTTCTGGGCCTGCACACCGCGACCTGGTTCCTGTTGGCGGTCACCGGCGTGATCTGGTTCGTGATGAACCGCACCGTGCACGGGCGCAACGCCTATGCCATCGGCGACAACCGGACAGCGGCGGTGAACGCGGGCATCCGGGTCGGGCCGCACATGATGATCAATTTCATGATCATCGGCTTTCTGGCCGCGCTGTCGGCGGTGGTGTTCTATTCCGAATCCGGTTCGGTCAATCCCAATGACGGCGGGCTTTACGAATTGTGGGTGATCACCGCTGTCGTCCTGGGCGGGACCAAGCTGACGGGCGGCGCCGGTTCGATCATCTCGACCTTTGGCGGGGTGCTGGCGATCCAGCTGCTGCGCAAGGGACTGGCCCATATCGGCGCGGATACGGAGACGGTGAACCTGGTCATCGGCCTGATCCTGATCGCGGTGCTGTTTCTGGACCGCCAGTTGAACATCAAGGGGAAAGAGGAGTTGAAGGTATGA
- a CDS encoding ABC transporter permease: MTTMTKERLGGFLARQGILLAFALFMIGFTIANTRFVDPDNIMGVVRSSAILGVMALGVTFVVISGNLDLSVGSMMSFSTILVLDLHDQIGPALAIPAMFALTLCLGAVIGFLVGYLKLNSLVVTLGMLSAIHGLTLTWSGGKNMDIADKEGTWFKVFGQGEALGIPVPILLFALLAAGLGIVLARTPFGRKVYAVGGNGTAATFSGIRRARVVFTCYLLSAFCVAIAGLIQASRSLGSQNTVGQGLELEVLAAVILGGASLLGGSGTIFKTVIGVLILGFIQNGLLLVGLQFYVQFVVTWVIIILAVWLDIAAKRGKLWSPIA; encoded by the coding sequence ATGACCACGATGACAAAGGAACGGTTGGGCGGCTTTCTGGCCCGGCAAGGCATCTTGCTGGCCTTTGCCCTGTTCATGATCGGATTCACTATCGCGAACACGCGGTTCGTCGATCCCGACAATATCATGGGGGTGGTGCGATCCTCGGCCATTCTGGGCGTCATGGCACTGGGCGTCACATTCGTGGTGATCAGCGGCAACCTGGATCTGTCGGTCGGGTCGATGATGTCCTTCTCCACCATCCTGGTGCTGGACCTGCATGACCAGATCGGCCCGGCGCTGGCCATCCCCGCCATGTTCGCCCTGACCCTGTGCCTGGGCGCCGTCATCGGGTTTCTCGTCGGATACCTGAAGCTGAATTCCCTGGTGGTGACACTGGGCATGTTGTCGGCGATCCACGGGCTGACACTGACCTGGTCGGGCGGCAAGAACATGGATATCGCCGACAAGGAAGGCACCTGGTTCAAGGTCTTCGGCCAGGGCGAGGCCCTGGGGATTCCGGTGCCGATCCTGCTGTTTGCCCTGCTGGCGGCAGGGCTGGGCATCGTGCTGGCGCGCACCCCCTTCGGGCGCAAGGTCTACGCGGTGGGCGGCAACGGCACCGCCGCGACATTCTCGGGCATCCGGCGGGCGCGGGTGGTGTTCACCTGCTATCTGCTCAGCGCGTTTTGCGTCGCCATCGCCGGGCTGATCCAGGCCAGCCGCTCGCTGGGGTCGCAGAACACCGTCGGTCAGGGGCTGGAGCTGGAAGTACTGGCCGCCGTCATCCTGGGCGGGGCCTCCTTGCTGGGCGGATCGGGCACGATCTTCAAGACGGTGATCGGGGTGCTGATCCTGGGCTTCATCCAGAACGGCCTGCTGCTGGTCGGCTTGCAATTCTACGTCCAGTTCGTCGTGACCTGGGTCATCATCATCCTTGCGGTCTGGCTGGATATCGCAGCCAAGCGCGGCAAGCTCTGGTCCCCGATCGCCTGA
- a CDS encoding SDR family oxidoreductase produces the protein MARVSGRSCIVTGAARGIGRAIAEALLDEGADVCFADIDGDLVARTAQDNADRARRGGGKVTHAVVDVTRRAEVRAMIDHAVAAFGKLDVKFNNAGVNKPMNFLDVTEENWRFIMEVNGLGCLIGMQEAAQQFIRQGTPGKIINTASVASRQGFDNVAPYCASKWGVVSLTQSGARDLARHDITVTGFAPGVVATEMWEQVDQDLVAIGAAAQPGQAMQDFSAGILRGRVATPQDITGTTTFLASKDSDYMTGQIVMIDGGMVLV, from the coding sequence ATGGCCCGTGTTTCCGGCCGTTCCTGCATCGTCACCGGCGCAGCCCGTGGCATTGGCCGCGCCATTGCAGAGGCCCTGCTGGACGAGGGGGCGGATGTCTGTTTCGCCGATATCGACGGGGATCTGGTCGCCCGCACCGCGCAGGACAACGCCGACCGCGCCCGGCGCGGCGGCGGCAAGGTCACGCATGCCGTTGTCGACGTGACCCGGCGCGCCGAGGTGCGCGCGATGATCGACCACGCGGTCGCCGCATTCGGCAAGCTGGACGTGAAATTCAACAACGCGGGCGTGAACAAGCCGATGAACTTCCTCGACGTGACCGAGGAGAACTGGCGCTTCATCATGGAGGTGAACGGCCTTGGCTGCCTGATCGGCATGCAGGAGGCGGCGCAGCAATTCATCCGTCAGGGCACACCGGGCAAGATCATCAACACCGCCTCGGTCGCCAGTCGGCAGGGGTTCGACAACGTCGCCCCCTATTGCGCTTCCAAATGGGGGGTCGTGTCGCTGACCCAATCGGGTGCCCGCGATCTGGCCAGACATGATATCACCGTCACGGGATTTGCCCCGGGCGTGGTCGCCACCGAGATGTGGGAGCAGGTGGATCAGGATCTGGTGGCAATCGGCGCCGCCGCGCAGCCGGGACAGGCGATGCAGGATTTTTCCGCCGGCATCCTGCGCGGCCGTGTGGCCACACCGCAGGACATCACCGGCACCACGACGTTTCTGGCGTCGAAGGACAGCGACTACATGACCGGCCAGATCGTGATGATCGACGGCGGCATGGTGTTGGTCTGA
- a CDS encoding sugar ABC transporter substrate-binding protein: MTIRTILATSTAALALAGAASAETMTIGITQNNVGVDSYQTTYEKAFIEAADANENVEAVVLDAGGDVARQIAQMEDLIQQEVDAIIIWPTNGEAVIPAVRKAHKAGIPVIVTNSNIAEAGFDFVASFSGPDNITQGARSAEIMCDKFKDMGIEGEAQVVHITGQPGYTTAIERAKGFDDRLPEVCPDVGVVETQPGDWNREKSQKVMEAFLVKYDDIDGVYAGDDNMGVGALNAAKAAGRDGIIFVGATNFAVGYEAMERGEYWGSIYQSPVDDAKAALKTAIETLEGQELPFLNYFDTPKITQDNMGDYTKPVF; this comes from the coding sequence ATGACCATTCGCACGATCCTAGCCACATCCACCGCCGCGCTGGCCTTGGCCGGTGCCGCGTCCGCAGAGACGATGACCATCGGCATCACCCAGAACAACGTCGGGGTGGACAGCTACCAGACCACCTACGAGAAGGCCTTTATCGAGGCGGCGGACGCGAACGAGAACGTGGAGGCCGTCGTTCTGGACGCCGGCGGCGACGTGGCGCGCCAGATCGCCCAGATGGAAGACCTGATCCAGCAGGAAGTCGACGCGATCATCATCTGGCCCACCAATGGCGAGGCGGTGATCCCCGCCGTACGCAAGGCCCACAAGGCCGGCATCCCGGTGATCGTCACCAATTCCAACATCGCGGAAGCCGGCTTCGATTTCGTCGCCTCCTTCTCGGGGCCGGACAACATCACGCAGGGCGCCCGCTCCGCCGAGATCATGTGCGACAAGTTCAAGGACATGGGCATCGAAGGCGAGGCCCAGGTGGTCCACATCACCGGCCAGCCCGGCTACACCACCGCGATCGAACGCGCCAAGGGCTTCGACGACCGCTTGCCCGAGGTCTGCCCCGACGTTGGCGTCGTGGAAACCCAGCCCGGCGACTGGAACCGGGAGAAATCGCAGAAGGTGATGGAAGCGTTCCTGGTGAAATATGACGATATCGACGGCGTCTATGCCGGCGATGACAACATGGGCGTCGGTGCCCTGAACGCGGCCAAGGCGGCGGGTCGGGACGGCATCATCTTTGTCGGCGCGACCAATTTCGCCGTGGGATACGAGGCGATGGAACGCGGCGAATACTGGGGATCGATCTACCAGTCGCCTGTCGATGACGCCAAGGCGGCCCTGAAAACGGCCATTGAAACCCTCGAAGGCCAGGAGCTGCCGTTCCTCAATTATTTCGATACCCCGAAGATCACCCAGGACAATATGGGCGATTACACCAAGCCGGTCTTCTGA